In a single window of the Drosophila miranda strain MSH22 chromosome XL, D.miranda_PacBio2.1, whole genome shotgun sequence genome:
- the LOC108153846 gene encoding pneumococcal serine-rich repeat protein isoform X2, producing MESIVLHSDVARLVLGYLVNQDLKKAAHTLCRTSPHLRQECVALKRGLQTHNFLNGGLEDIICEHVKITGLVARALQKLPLELRHQLQQLKLSERVFELMNMDRNSNTSKPAAAAGATTSTPSQATSHVHRKRRRIRTQSPVGFSPSPTLSKRPRLLPPYICCSLNRDKSHISGFLASHVDDDDEVEAEDQDEDEEEAEAESTLASEDIGEEEMQLEPRNNSTPRQNNDEAEPELMLTPQTMPELTTAIINNPDFRETLVKNINVALQTVTVNNPTVSCDAILDGLVRNILEATEKDPSFDRIIQEVVGADEPDTMEGQPIEEEAVAVAAATKTAAASPPVQLVAQAEAEEVIEPANDPEPPQTPLIIRTAVAANSCDDPNFSISKLIVFNSNESVQKLVRAADPTGSAASTNVSFTSENLSLNFDPGAMLTEAEAAAAGQVCVDATTGQLTFPMFYSNGGMLSHLPFLVNNEWVAQQLGPDAFANAEDSHIEISLPEPITFTADQLPPNSIIINSAQKQPPLMPPSQLIDETAAADAAGVVLQAAAVEEEKQATTAVAEEKPKQQEEQQQEPLAGQAAIPPASLDSSRMVIERATPSTSGIINVKAYRSLSTPRKRTSHVRTLTFSPKVPSGMLPNPNTTPLSTRRLGVAAAAAAATAAGSANEKPVINNVEIIPAGSALAPVSVSDLSANDTGHGVPPLFAMEECSNQTVIKASSAKKSKKKAAEAAAAAAAPGMAAVTPKRKQKRQTAVNACKRIIAQAPALEAEPTAVAPNEIEEEASASSLDPNDSAEASKENQQNQPSDMTSSSTSQRDPDAGQDMLAAWNRHLIGSSSDLENRLREINARQQDEAPTPTVKQTRHRRKVTSTAKKKKEPKPEAKPEPKANPKPEVKAKPEPKGKSAKAKKQQQEAGCGTVGVSIKITTPQKPKPKSKTKKIKKPVAAAATAEAPETPAPVVEKEPAPEPGPLTSANSEPFILSHDMDDIAANMAMLLDTPFKQPPIGSLSSIGPVHGGPMGVPPTPGGMAILPLDTPYGKLPTSSFLFGSDTKSIMDTPQMSAITPGFRLTPFGHRSGTPLGSAAKTDYSSGSSYYRPDEAEHTDANAQCAIHQGEDWEGTKQQRQQQQPEPQQQTVPAVAAAETAPKGVQEELDPNEAAVLDFVEICSERLIMEPNVLRRVRSFGSDAVDSIEEATALALALEQQVEAAPPHYKLMPGLPESVVEEACSNSSSSTASSSSSSSSSSSSSSSSSSSSSSSASSSAQGSRSSQQREIEVGDSQKTVRISLDNLSNISSTEDEEWMKAATVAQPLAIDSQPGQLVSQDGEVRYPIRNWLTPSKESSRGGCPPLSQILAPPGERQGPPALVPFGAAVSPTPPYLPLMTIKLTLPPRSAEKLNQRMQLQQQQLHQMSGLEQPSSSSKMSDQMHQLLHAKRERVVAKVKLNPPAKAAPKKPKPKKLAAMRETAQQSNPPIQKKPKSIATKKKAAGAAPAHDLPTSTLDPIPTQSMPERTLDPLLYALNLSAKKQEPGAVAAEALAAAATAGPAPASAPAPAPALEMVVSHQMTKLRVKVARKTLEIAAQPAPQKRGRPRKPQPNADQAKTTTRRSSRLIDNKTPAPEDGEPKETENEEQTKPKKSNGKAASKKKQSSTASKKRPEDTATAATVDPTLPMVAEAQTTQPSPELQQQLQLKIATPEEEDDLDYELDLCLSRSHEKHTYSFVYADAGPRHKSPKLRRRSTSYFKNYHMRVMMEDNQIHTMSMGNPNVLGISRQPSSSIRNIPKKRIRRLTSSSGPATAAGPGAGAGVSVKPMATSTPVADKLMSRSDPMQQQDENDLEVAAITTCGHKTSENRRSAEQQQDQVNDAMEIEDIESILSHLHGT from the exons ATGGAATCAATTGTTTTGCATTCGGATGTGGCTCGTCTGGTATTGG GTTACCTGGTGAATCAGGATCTGAAAAAAGCCGCTCACACACTGTGCCGCACATCGCCGCACTTGCGGCAGGAATGCGTTGCCCTCAAGCGGGGCCTGCAGACGCACAACTTTCTCAATGGCGGCCTGGAGGACATCATATGCGAGCACGTCAAGATCACTGGATTGG TGGCCCGGGCTCTGCAGAAGCTGCCGCTGGAGCTGCGCCATCAGTTGCAACAGCTCAAGCTATCCGAGCGCGTCTTCGAGCTGATGAACATGGATCGCAACTCGAACACCAGcaagccagcagcagcagcgggggCGACCACCAGCACACCCAGCCAGGCCACCAGCCACGTGCATCGCAAAAGGAGACGCAT ACGCACACAATCCCCTGTAGGATTCTCGCCATCTCCCACGTTAAGCAAGCGTCCGCGCCTCCTGCCACCTTACATTTGCTGCAGCCTGAACCGCGATAAGTCGCACATAAGCGGCTTTCTGGCCAGCCATGTGGATGACGATGACGAAGTCGAAGCCGAAGAtcaggatgaggatgaggaggaggcaGAGGCGGAGAGCACCTTGGCCAGCGAGGATATAGGAGAAGAGGAGATGCAGCTAGAGCCGCGCAACAATTCCACGCCACGTCAAAACAACGACGAGGCCGAGCCGGAGCTAATGCTTACCCCGCAAACAATGCCA GAGCTCACTACGGCCATTATTAATAATCCCGATTTCCGTGAGACTTTGGTCAAGAACATCAATGTGGCCCTGCAGACGGTGACCGTTAACAATCCCACAGTTAGCTGTGATGCTATCCTGGACGGCCTGGTGCGTAACATACTGGAGGCCACCGAGAAGGATCCCTCATTCGATCGTATCATCCAAGAGGTGGTGGGTGCCGACGAACCAGACACAATGGAAGGCCAACCCATAGAAGAAGAagcagtagcagtagcagcagcaacaaaaacagcagcCGCTTCTCCTCCAGTACAATTAGTggcacaggcagaggcagaggaagTGATTGAGCCTGCCAATGACCCGGAACCACCACAAACACCGCTGATCATACGCACTGCGGTGGCGGCTAATTCATGTGATGATCCCAACTTTTCCATCTCCAAGCTGATTGTCTTCAATTCGAATGAGAGTGTCCAGAAGCTGGTCAGAGCAGCAGATCCCACCGGCAGCGCCGCCTCCACCAATGTGAGCTTCACCAGTGAGAACCTTAGCCTGAACTTCGATCCTGGGGCAATGctgacagaggcagaggctgCCGCCGCGGGTCAGGTGTGCGTGGATGCCACCACTGGACAACTGACCTTTCCCATGTTCTACTCGAATGGAGGCATGCTCTCCCATCTGCCGTTTCTGGTGAACAACGAGTGGGTGGCCCAGCAGCTGGGCCCGGATGCCTTCGCCAATGCAGAGGACTCTCACATAGAGATCTCGCTGCCAGAGCCCATTACCTTTACAGCCGACCAGCTGCCGCCCAATTCGATAATCATCAACAgtgcccagaagcagccaccGTTGATGCCACCCTCCCAGCTCATCGATGAAACGGCGGCGGCAGATGCGGCCGGTGTCGTGCTGCAGGCTGCTGCAGTGGAGGAAGAGAAGCAGGCAACAACAGCAGTAGCAGAAGAAAAGCCcaagcagcaggaggagcagcagcaggagcctCTGGCAGGGCAAGCTGCAATTCCACCCGCTTCGCTGGACTCCTCGCGGATGGTCATCGAACGGGCGACACCCTCCACATCGGGCATCATCAATGTGAAGGCCTATCGCAGTCTCTCAACGCCCCGCAAGCGCACCTCCCACGTACGTACACTGACATTCTCGCCGAAAGTGCCGTCCGGAATGCTACCGAATCCCAACACCACACCGCTGTCCACACGCAGGCTTGGAgtagccgcagccgcagccgcagccactGCCGCTGGCAGCGCCAACGAGAAGCCCGTCATCAATAATGTGGAGATCATACCAGCAGGATCCGCGCTGGCGCCCGTTTCCGTTTCGGATTTGAGTGCCAATGACACCGGACACGGTGTCCCGCCGCTGTTTGCGATGGAAGAGTGCAGCAATCAGACGGTGATCAAGGCCTCATCGGCCAAGAAATCAAAGAAAAAAGCAGCGgaagcagctgcagccgcggcaGCTCCTGGCATGGCCGCTGTGACGCCCAAGCGCAAGCAGAAGCGTCAGACGGCGGTGAATGCCTGCAAGAGGATCATTGCTCAGGCACCCGCACTGGAGGCGGAACCAACGGCAGTGGCCCCAAACGAAATCGAGGAGGAGGCGTCGGCCAGCTCCTTGGATCCCAATGATAGTGCCGAGGCCAGCAAAGAGAACCAACAGAATCAGCCTTCAGATATGACCTCCTCATCCACCAGCCAAAGGGATCCCGATGCGGGGCAGGACATGCTGGCTGCCTGGAATCGCCATTTGATTGGGTCCAGCAGCGATCTGGAGAATCGTCTGCGCGAGATCAATGCCAGGCAACAGGATGAAGCACCAACCCCCACTGTAAAGCAAACACGCCACCGTCGAAAGGTGACGTCTACCGCCAAGAAGAAAAAGGAGCCCAAGCCCGAGGCCAAGCCAGAACCCAAGGCCAATCCCAAGCCAGAGGTCAAGGCCAAGCCGGAGCCCAAGGGCAAGTCCGCCAAAGCcaaaaagcagcagcaagaaGCGGGCTGCGGCACCGTTGGCGTTAGCATTAAGATCACGACGCCCCAAAAGCCAAAACCCAAGTCGAAGACCAAGAAAATTAAGAAGCCAGTAGCAGCAGCCGCCACAGCAGAAGCTCCAGAAACACCAGCTCCCGTAGTGGAGAAAGAGCCTGCGCCAGAACCCGGACCGCTGACATCCGCAAATTCAGAACCGTTCATCCTCAGCCACGACATGGATGATATAGCCGCCAACATGGCCATGCTACTGGATACGCCCTTCAAGCAGCCGCCCATTGGATCTCTGAGCAGTATTGGCCCCGTTCATGGTGGGCCCATGGGTGTGCCGCCCACGCCTGGCGGTATGGCGATCCTACCGCTGGACACGCCCTATGGCAAGCTGCCGACCAGCTCGTTTCTGTTTGGTTCGGACACAAAGAGCATCATGGACACGCCACAGATGAGCGCCATTACGCCGGGTTTCCGTCTGACCCCATTTGGCCACAGGTCGGGCACACCGCTGGGCAGTGCCGCCAAAACGGATTACTCATCAGGCAGCAGCTACTATCGGCCGGACGAGGCCGAGCATACGGATGCGAATGCGCAGTGCGCCATCCATCAGGGCGAAGATTGGGAGGGAAcaaagcagcagcggcagcagcagcaaccagaaccacaacaacaaacgGTACCAGCAGTAGCTGCAGCAGAAACAGCACCCAAGGGAGTCCAGGAAGAGCTGGATCCGAATGAAGCTGCAGTCCTCGATTTCGTGGAGATTTGCAGCGAGCGTCTGATCATGGAACCCAATGTCCTGCGACGTGTGCGCTCTTTTGGAAGCGATGCGGTCGACAGCATCGAGGAGGCTAccgccctggccctggcccttgAACAGCAAGTGGAGGCGGCTCCGCCGCATTATAAACTGATGCCTGGTCTGCCCGAATCCGTGGTAGAGGAGGCATGCAGCAACTCAAGTTCTTCGACGGCCAGCTCCTCTTCGAGCTCTAGCTCTAGTTCCAGTTCCTCCAGCAGCtcttcttcctcctcctcctcctccgcgtCATCCTCGGCGCAggggagcaggagcagccaGCAGCGGGAAATCGAAGTGGGAGACAGCCAGAAGACAGTGCGAATCAGCCTGGACAATCTCTCGAACATCAGTAGCACCGAGGATGAGGAGTGGATGAAGGCGGCAACGGTGGCCCAGCCCCTGGCCATCGATAGCCAGCCGGGGCAGTTGGTCAGCCAGGATGGGGAGGTGCGGTATCCCATTAGGAATTGGCTGACGCCCAGCAAGGAGTCCTCTAGAGGAGGATGCCCGCCACTTTCGCAGATCCTAGCGCCGCCTGGTGAGCGTCAGGGACCCCCAGCTCTCGTACCGTTCGGTGCTGCAGTTAGTCCAACTCCTCCATATCTTCCACTGATGACAATCAAATTGACACTGCCGCCACGCTCCGCAGAGAAGCTGAACCAGCGCatgcagttgcagcagcagcagctgcatcAAATGTCGGGGTTGGAGCAGCCCTCGTCGTCTTCCAAGATGAGCGACCAAATGCACCAGTTGTTGCACGCGAAGCGGGAGCGCGTTGTGGCCAAGGTCAAGCTGAATCCTCCAGCCAAAGCAGCGCCAAAGAAGCCGAAGCCCAAGAAGCTAGCAGCCATGCGGGAGACGGCCCAACAGTCGAATCCGCCCATACAAAAAAAGCCCAAGAGCATAGCGACAAAGAAGAaggcagcaggagcagcccCTGCACACGATCTCCCAACATCAACACTCGATCCCATACCCACACAGTCAATGCCTGAACGGACTCTGGATCCCCTGCTATACGCCCTGAATCTCTCCGCCAAGAAGCAAGAGCCGGGAGCAGTAGCAGCGGAAGcattagcagcagcagccacagcaggcccagccccagcctcagctccagccccagccccagccctaGAGATGGTAGTCAGCCACCAAATGACCAAATTGAGGGTGAAGGTGGCACGGAAAACGCTGGAGATTGCCGCACAGCCAGCGCCACAGAAACGTGGACGTCCCAGGAAGCCGCAGCCAAATGCAGATCAGGCCAAGACCACCACGCGACGTTCATCGCGTTTGATAGACAACAAAA CACCCGCTCCGGAGGACGGCGAGCCCAAAGAGACGGAAAATGAGGAGCAAACAAAGCCAAAAAAATCAAACGGCAAAGCGgccagcaaaaaaaaacagtcgtcGACGGCGTCCAAGAAGCGGCCAGAGGATACAGCCACTGCTGCCACTGTAGATCCCACACTGCCGATGGTGGCCGAGGCACAGACCACACAGCCATCGCCagagttgcagcagcagctgcagctgaaGATAGCCACACCCGAAGAGGAGGACGACCTGGACTACGAGCTGGATCTTTGCCTGAGCAGAAGCCACGAGAAGCACACGTATAGCTTTGTCTATGCGGATGCGGGGCCCAGGCATAAGAGCCCAAAGCTAAGGCGGCGTTCGACTAGTTACTTCAAGAACTATCACATGCGCGTCATGATGGAGGACAATCAAATACACACGATGAGCATGGGCAATCCCAATGTGTTGGGCATCAGCAGGCAACCGAGTAGCTCGATCAGGAACATACCCAAGAAGCGGATACGCCGCCTGACCAGCAGCAGTGGTCCTGCTACTGCAGCGggacctggagctggagctggagtcAGTGTCAAGCCAATGGCCACATCCACGCCAGTGGCGGACAAGCTAATGTCTCGCAGTGATCCGATGCAGCAGCAGGATGAGAATGATCTGGAAGTGGCGGCCAT AACTACGTGTGGCCACAAGACGAGCGAAAACAGACGCAGCGCAGAACAGCAGCAAGATCAAGTAAATGATGCCATGGAAATTGAAGATATCGAGTCCATACTCTCCCATTTGCATGGCACTTGA